ATTATCTTACCAAGGCTGAAGCAATGCTCACATTTGCTCCAGAATATGCAGCTGTTGAAGTTTCTGTTGCTGAGATGCCAACATCTTTGTTTACAAATCCGTACTTGCCCAGATCAAAGAAACCAGGCAGTTCTAGTTTTAGTTCAAGAGTTTATTCATATGATGTTACACAAAGTTCTCAAATCGAGCCCGCAGGAGACAAGCCTGAGAAGCCTTCTAAACTAACATCTGGTAATCCTTTACGTGATGTTGATTCATCAAACTTATACACACTTGTCCAAGGTAGGAAGAAAGAGAGTGAGAAGAGCTTAAACAGTACCGACATGCAGCCAAGTAAGGGAGAAAAATCACCACCTATTTCTGGTGTGACTTCATTTAGTTCTTCTCTTGTTTCACAAAAGAAGAGTGACAGCATGTTTAATGCCGGGTATCTTCTGCTATCTATGAAGACTGCTCTTGCAACTGAAATTGAATGCATCACCTTCCAGGCTGCCTTGTGCAGAATTAGGCATACCCTATTGTCTTTGAGAAGCAAGGCGTCTGCTGAGTTTAACAGCACAATGTCTAGTTTTATGCAGACAGATGTCAGCAATAAATCAGACCTCACCCCCAAGTATGACAtaagaaagaaagaaatgaTGCCCATAAGGTTGTCCAGTGATGTTGAGCATGAAACTCATGACAGATCCTTGATGGAAAGTGTGGGAATTTGGAGGCCCATTGTTACTCCTAAAGGGTCAAACTCCCTTGAGCCTTTGTCTGCTAAAACATTAACTGGTGCAAGCCCAAGTCTGTCTATGCAAAGGCAGCCTGTTGTGGATCTTCTCTTTGCCATGGCACTGCTCGTTCAACAATCTACTTCATTTGTTGATATTTCACTTGATATGGATGATGGGGATGGTTCTTTTTTCTGGCTTTCCCTGGATGAGCAAAAGAGACGTGGGTTTTCTTGTGATCCTTCAATGGTTCATGCTGGCTGTGGTGGTCTATTAGGAACATGCCATTCGAAGGATTGTGCTGGTGTTGATTTAGTTGATCCACTTTGTGCTGAGGTAAAATCTTGTACTCACCCATTTCTTTTTATAATCTCTAATAGTTGTTCTGTACATTgtttctccatgttccaatatTAATGTTCAATCTCTTTCTGGTACAGGTTTCAGAGTCATCCATGTTTAGCTTGTTGCAGTCAGATATAAGGACAGCTCTCAAAGCTGCCTTTGTAAACATGGATGGCCCATTATCAGTGACTGATTGGTGCAGGGGTCGAAGCAATCCAGCTGAGTCAGCATCTTCGGGAGATGCATACTCTTTTCAGTACTCCACTGGTGATATCCGGGAGCCGTCAAGCACTATGTCCATTGGTGGAGATTCAATGAGCCCACCTCAGCCGACCAGTAGCAACCGAGGTATGCCTGCTGTGACTTGTTCTATGAACTTGATAATTTCGTGCAAAAATAATATTGCCATAAGGGGAAGAGACCATGATTTCACAGGAGATTGAGTGTCAATGCAGGCACTTCAGAGCTGGAGCACCAAAAGGGATATCACCGTGTTAGACCAACCATTGCTGTCCTCCCTTCACCTTCTGTGCTTGTCGGGTAGTGTACCTTTTCTTCCATGAATTTTTTTCTCTGATATAAgcatgtatatatatatctgcATGAGTTACTGATGCAAGTATTGAAACTGCAGTTACCAGGATGATTGGTTGAAAGCCTCGGTGAATGGTCTTAAGACTTGGGAGAAAGCTCCTTTTGAACCTTATGCCTCGCCCAAGCCTGTAAGATTAGTTTGGTGATGTTTTGCCACCCCCTTCCCTCCCTCCACTCCCCTTATGCTGCTTTTGGGGAAACAGAAGCTTCTGCTAATAGGGCCTAGCTACTTGGAAAAACACCGTTTTAACACTGTTTCTGAGCCATAGCATAGCCAGATTGGTAAATTTTTGTATCAGCAAAGATACCATAGTGCAAGTGGCACAACATGGCAACATGCCAACATTATATTCCCCAAATACAGTTAGTGGCTCTAGTTATTATGTTTGCCCATTGTTTTGGTGGCTCATAAATTTCTCATTGTTCTCTCTTATAGGTTACTTACTATGCACTTTGCCCCGACATTGATATGCTTACTTCAGCAGCCACTGATTTTTTCTTGCAGCTTGGAACAGGTAAGTGccatttttcttcttgcttCAAAATTTCATTAGTTATGGTTCaagaatatattgctgatagaAGCTACTCCTGTTGAGTCCATTCCTAAATAGTTGTCGCCTAAGAATATATGCACCCTAAAAGTATAATTTTGAGCACTATAAAGTGTGTATGCTTTTTACATGGAAATAATTGGTGCTTAAAACTCCAAGAGGGCACTCATTTTAACTGATTCTTTTCTATGTACGTAAGgttttttctcgaacacgcaggagagctgcatatcaatatattaagaagaGAAGTATGCACGTAAGATTATCATAGCATAAAAAAAAAGATGTCATCACGAACACGAAATGCTCATCCCTTCCCTCTTTGACAACACAACTGACATAATGAGATACTTTTGTCACTCCAGCAGATTCTCATTTTTAAGCGATATTTTAATCTCCAAATCTTCATTCTATTCATTATGATGTGACATGCTTTTGATTGTGGCTTATATTAATTTTGTGTTGTAGTTTATGAAGTTTGCAAACTGGGAACTCATTCACCACAAAACAGTGGAGGACAAATGGAACTGTCTCCTGGAAAATATTTGCCTTCAGGACTTGTTCTAGTTGAGTGTCCTGATCAGTTGAAGAAGGTTGGCAACAACTACTTAAGTCCCATCAGTTCGATAAGTGACTATCTTCAAGCTTTTTCGAAACATTGGAGTGTGAAAAGCTTTGTAACATCTGTGTCGAGGATACTCAGGGATATAAAACTCACTTCAAGCATCTCTACAAATCAAAAAGAGAGCAGTAGTGGACCTTGCACTGTAAGTCCCTTTTTTCATTTTGTTCCTTCTCCATCAATTTGATTAACATTTTTCTGTTCATGTTTTCTTTTTGCTCCATCTTGACTGATTGGCTAATGTTTTGCAACTCTGCGCTGCCTTtgcccttttcctttttcaaaaTAATTTAAAGTCAGGAATTTGccaaaaggaaaagagaagtaGCTATATTAAGTTTAGGTGTTCTTTTAATCAGATATAATAGGTTTCTGTTGTCTTTGTTTGGTAATATTAATCTTCTTTTGGATGCACTATAATGATTTTCATCTGTACTATTAGGTATAAACATTTTGAGATGTTTTCCTACTTTTTTGTTTGTAAGTAactaattttttattttatacATGCTTGTAATTGTTTAACATCATGTTCTATGTATGATGATATTCAATTCTTCCCTCATCATGGTTTTGATGCGATACATGTTTTACCTGGTAGTGTTGTGGACTGAAAAGTTTTGGTCTTGTTTGGAAGGTCTGGGATAACCCAGGAACCCCAATTATCCATGTGGAACTTGATTTGATTTCCACTTGGATGGACGGGATCCCTTTCCATCTGAGACCATCCAAACAAGGTGCCGGCATTGCAGTCAATATGATAATCTTGTTAGGTCATATATTCATGTCTTGTATTTCTACATTCCCAGTTGCGTAAGGGGTTTTCTATATATTTCACACAGTATGCATTTGATTCTAGAGCCCTCATAATGGATGCAATGCTATTCTTATGTGGTAATTATTCACCTTATTTTTTGACACCAGCGATCCTTTATCCGTGCAGGTAATTTATGTGGTCTGCCCATTTCCAGATCCCTGTGCAATTCTACAGACACTAGTTGAATCTTCTGTTGCTCTTGGATATGTTATTTTATCCCCAGAGAGGGAAAGGAAATCACTGTATTTCCAGGTTGCCAAAGCACAAAACAGCAGTGCTTCTGCAGACGAAGCATCGGCATCAAATGTTGTAATGCTCTCTGGGTTCAGTATACCTAAGCTCGTCTTGCAGATTGTTACTATTGAAACCGTACTGAGAATTGATAAGCCAAGCAATGAGCTTGCTGTTTTGAAGGACATAGCATTCACAGTGTACAACAAGGCGCGACGAATCCCACGAGCTGTTTCCACAAACGACATGTTTCAGTCACCTACTTATTTGGGTAGATCTCAGTCTACAATGATGCATGTTACATCGCCTGCTCCTACACTTTGGAAAGAATGTTTAGTTCCTCGGATGTCTGGACCAACTCTCTCTCGAGAGACAGATTATGACGCACCCATGAGGTCGGCAACATGGGATAACTCATGGCAGCCTGCTCGTGCTGGAGGACTGCTGGACCCAAGTAAGATCCCAGATTTATTTGCTCAAGATGATAGGAAGTATGCTTTTGAGCCTCTTTTCATACTAGCAGACCCTGGGTCCGTTGATCCTAATGCTTCAATGGAATCGTCAAAATCTGGATCAGATGCTGGTGGCAGCGGGGTTTATGGATCAATCTCAGGAAGCACCTCTGATAGTAGTGTGAGCCCTCTACTCGATGGATCTGAGAGTGACAGAGCAGCAAGTCTCCATTGCTGCTATGGTTGGACTGAGGACTGGCGATGGTTAGTATGCATCTGGACAGATTCTAGAGGAGAGTTATTGGATAGCCTAATATTTCCTTTTGGTGGTATTAGTAGCCGCCAAGACACTAAAGTTCTCCAAAGTCTTTTCATTCAAATTCTGCAGCAGGGTTGTCAAATAATGTCATCTTCACCTGAGGCTAGCAATATGCGACCAAGAGATGTCATAATAACTCGTACTGGAGGTTTTCTTGAACTTGAAATTCAAGGTATTTACTGTTTCTATCATAAACTCATTTTTTTAGAAAACAATGTGTGATTATCTAATATATTTGTATGCAGAATGGCAAAAGGCAATATATTCTTTTGGTGGTAATGAAGTCAAGAAGTGGCCTGTGCAGTTACGGCGATCCATACCTGAGGGTATTCCATCTAATTCTAATGGTCCTACACTCCAGCAGCAAGACATGGCATTGATTCAAGATAGAAACATGCCTTCCTCACCAAATCCTTTGTATAGTCCTCATTCAAAAGCAAGTTACATGAAAGGTGGACTTGGACAATCAGGCAACAAAAAGCAGATCCTAGTGGAACAAACTGGGATGGACAGTTCAAGGGGTTCACTGCACTTAGTTCGGAGCATCAGTTTGGTTGCAGTTTCCCAAGATCATTCATTGCATCTCACATGTCAAGCAGATCTGTTGACCCGGCCTGCTTCTGGTAAGCATCACCTGTGTATATACCTTCATATATGAATATACAAGATAACACTTTGTGCCTATTTGATGTGGGAATTTATTCAACGAGGCATTTTCTTTCAACACTGAATAATTAGTAGTAACTTATTGACCATATCTTGTCCATAAACATTACTTTTTTAAGATTAGTTGCTTAAAAGTAGTTTTAACCTACAACAATGTATTGCTACATGGTATAAGTTAATTAGCAAACTCCTGTGTCTGTAAGGAAATCAATAATAAAGGAGAGAATCACATTTATTTAAGCTTGTCAAACTATGACATCTTTTACAGGTGAAGGCAATCAAGGTGGCAGTGGTCCTTCAAGTTACTTGGAAGGCTTTACTCCAGTGAAGTCCATTGGGTCGATGCCAGCATCACATTCATATCTCCTAGTTCCTTCTCCAAGTATGAGATACCTTTCTCCGGCAACATTACAGCTCCCAACATGCCTGACATCAGAATCTCCACCGCTTGCCCATCTACTGCACAGCAAAGGGACTGCAATTCCCTTGGCAATGGGCTACGTCATCTCCAAAGCCGTCCCACCCATAAGAAGGGACTCTGCACAGGTTACCAGGGAGGATCGGACCTCTGTTCTCTCGGTTAGCATCATTGATCACTATGGGGGCAGCATTGGCACAGTTCAAGAAAAGATGAGTAGAGGCCCTGGTGGCAGCAACATGAGCAAGCAGGCAAGGAACTTCACTCAGGAGACATCGACTAGAGACTATGAGATGGAGATGCATAATGTGCTGGAAACCGTGGCCGCCGAGCTTCACTCCCTTTCCTGGTTGACAGCAAGCCCGGTCTACACGGAAAGGCGCACCGCTCTGCCCTTCCACTGTGACATGGTCCTAAGGTTGAGGCGGCTTCTGCACTATGCTGACCGGCATCTAACTCAACCAGCAGAGAAGGGAGAGACGGCTTAGAGGGGTGCTAATTGGGGGTGTAGATGTCACACAGGAAAATTAGGGCTAGATGGTGCTCAAATCCAAGTGTCTGCGTGTATGTATCTAGGTAGGTAGGTGAGGGCACATCGACGAGCTCTCTAGCCCGATTTTGCGTTGATAGTGGGTGATAACTCTAATTTGTTGGGTTGAGGATGTAATTAAGTGCGCGGAACAGGCTGATACCTCTCCCTTGATTAAATGTAATATTGTTGTAACATTTTTGCTTTGTTTGATAGATTGCGCCCTTGGTATGCGGAGCTATTAGTTTGTAAATCTTCATCTCTTGTTTACGGTTGCTGTTGTCTTTTCTTTCCCTTAATTTCCCTGATATGTTGCCAGCCGGGTTGCCATGCAAGAGGCGCGTTCAATTTTGAGTCCGATTTCGAGAGGGAAAACCGATCTGTTAAAGCTCCTTTCACTTCACATTTTAAAaaatagctcattttcttcTCTTCACATCTTATACATATACTACTAACAAGTAGATTTGGTTTGCCCTGTTATAGATCGCGCTAGTAAATTCTTGTTCACTACCTTTTGTTCGTTGTGGGACCAAGAATTGGCGGATGCAAGTTCATGATTCGGACAGACTTCTTCAGAGTACGATGTTAACTATTATTTGTTCGAAAAAACTATCATTTAATATAAATTATTTGtaagaaaagaaaaatattgATAAGACTACATTTTAAGACAAAAGCCGCTCTAACATTTTTAATATCTAAATTTAGCGCATGAAAAGTAACTTGTAATTAAAGCTTAGAATGACATGCACACCCACTAGGTAAACCTCTAAGTTTGATATTTGCTGCGGTTGTAGTCAATATTGGCCAATTCTACTATTCAAATGGGGTCGATACCTTCTCATGTCCCGATCTAGCACATCCCCTCTCCTTTTTCACGAAATTACACTATTCCTTGCCGTTCTCATGGTAAACAAAATGCTAACAGGGCCCGTAGCATTTTACAAAATTTCACCATCATGCTACTTGATAATTTTCTGTCGTTTTGCAGAGGACTAGTAAAGTATTTcctaaaaaaaatatatttggcAGCCAAAAACTCTATAATGGGGCATTTGCTTGCCAGTAAATCTTTGGTACATGTCTTGTTTAAAGAAACCCTGAATCATCACGGTGGTCTCTTTAGCGACCATGTGTCACGATCCTTGACTATCACATTTTATATTAGTTTACTTTATCACTATTCACTAAGAATGTGAGCTATGTTTTATAACAAGAAAGCTTTACTATTGTAACACATCCTTCATACTATTTTCATCTATCACACACAACCTGTAATAGTTACGATTTGCATAAAAACGTTTGATTCAAGCACAACAAGACTAGACCTCATCGTATCGCAGGCTACCTGATTGGATGAACCAAACCTTCACCAATGCAGGCCGAGCCAAGATTTTAGGCATGTTATGTTTATGGGGGTGGGCTCGAACCAATGTCGCTGACCAAAATCTGACCCATCTCGGAAAAATACCATAGGCCCGATTCGACTACTAATCACGAGATCGGACCATAAGGCTACACTTTTAGCCCGTTGGTAGGCTCGGGTCAGCAAAGAAATCATTTTTATTCGGTCTGACCAGACCCAGTCTATGCTCAAACCTAATCATGACATTGCTAGAGAAAATACTTTGGTAGCATCGATCGAACAACCTTCACCAATGCCTTGTTTGTTAGCTAAGGTTGATGATTTTTTGTGCATTATCACAGTTGGTTTTTAGTACTCCGTCTATTCTAAAATATAGATTATTTAGTTTTCTACCGAATAAGAATTCTTTAAtttaaccaaatttatagaaaaatattcCAACATCCGCAACATCAAATTTAGATTTTTAAAATTCTAccataaaatatattttaatagTGCATTTAGCTAGTATTGTGGGTGTTAATATCTATAGATTTGATTAAGGTTAAAGAAGTTTGACTTGGGGTAAAATTAAAATGTCTTGAAATTTTTGTGTTTTTCACTTAATTTCACCGtattatatttaatattttgaTCCTACATGATTATGCGTCGAATTTTCGAGAGCCATTTGTACCCGATCTCTCGCCATCTTGCCTAGTGGCTTGGGCCTGGGGTACTCGTAGCAGCAGTCCCACCATCCCAACCAATTCCTCCACCGTGGAGGCTCCACGGAGGCCACAGGCCGGCAACTCTGGCTAGGCGAAGCAGGCCAAGCCAAGAGGaggaaaaaatataaaaaacaaaaaaagaacTGCTACTAA
The genomic region above belongs to Panicum hallii strain FIL2 chromosome 4, PHallii_v3.1, whole genome shotgun sequence and contains:
- the LOC112888695 gene encoding mediator of RNA polymerase II transcription subunit 13; protein product: MWTNIFKIGELQTVSWFQFLPIEPDASTTKERSSKAEQKDALNNIVLSAYLHLQSEGFLSTWTNSFVGPWDPSQGEHNPDEKIKLWLFLPGRHSSVSEMAQTAVNKLRVASNGLWVAPGNSEEVAAALSQALRNSLERSLRGLSYARFGDVFTKYNPPTRNQNSFRRAQPTVEFVFAATEEAIFVHVVISARYMRNLCSDDIEKVLTHSPRSVGEGLPVIVAPSGMLGRLVGCCPSDLVRQVYPSKSSAASLPGFTQPTVCQLRGQSYYVEVALGFPAASGDKVSESEHIQIKKEMDSAKDSQLGADGQRKVESPDSLPVLERTFIYPPEAVLVPMVHQAFVRFSSKRMCLQGLLGGSLWEAWPFWNFSPSSYFQNSSFLGSSRGLGVNSNFLRLRRKKNKCNGTASSISSVSSTSDGSERAVATEGDLLADADSMACRQSDMPSNNDNAGSKMVSKRPRSEITEVSSHAGKDVSENVRGANGQVGRPWGWDDEGVVMDINILLSEFGDFSDFFQEEELDFGEPPGTAESHALVIPASDFGDVTFTDSPSTAMDIPEQRLSPVGFTSMEAFDHQIMAPAQDAVSKVQEPQKDIATPAQSQSLVLSSGRFDYLTKAEAMLTFAPEYAAVEVSVAEMPTSLFTNPYLPRSKKPGSSSFSSRVYSYDVTQSSQIEPAGDKPEKPSKLTSGNPLRDVDSSNLYTLVQGRKKESEKSLNSTDMQPSKGEKSPPISGVTSFSSSLVSQKKSDSMFNAGYLLLSMKTALATEIECITFQAALCRIRHTLLSLRSKASAEFNSTMSSFMQTDVSNKSDLTPKYDIRKKEMMPIRLSSDVEHETHDRSLMESVGIWRPIVTPKGSNSLEPLSAKTLTGASPSLSMQRQPVVDLLFAMALLVQQSTSFVDISLDMDDGDGSFFWLSLDEQKRRGFSCDPSMVHAGCGGLLGTCHSKDCAGVDLVDPLCAEVSESSMFSLLQSDIRTALKAAFVNMDGPLSVTDWCRGRSNPAESASSGDAYSFQYSTGDIREPSSTMSIGGDSMSPPQPTSSNRGTSELEHQKGYHRVRPTIAVLPSPSVLVGYQDDWLKASVNGLKTWEKAPFEPYASPKPVTYYALCPDIDMLTSAATDFFLQLGTVYEVCKLGTHSPQNSGGQMELSPGKYLPSGLVLVECPDQLKKVGNNYLSPISSISDYLQAFSKHWSVKSFVTSVSRILRDIKLTSSISTNQKESSSGPCTVIYVVCPFPDPCAILQTLVESSVALGYVILSPERERKSLYFQVAKAQNSSASADEASASNVVMLSGFSIPKLVLQIVTIETVLRIDKPSNELAVLKDIAFTVYNKARRIPRAVSTNDMFQSPTYLGRSQSTMMHVTSPAPTLWKECLVPRMSGPTLSRETDYDAPMRSATWDNSWQPARAGGLLDPSKIPDLFAQDDRKYAFEPLFILADPGSVDPNASMESSKSGSDAGGSGVYGSISGSTSDSSVSPLLDGSESDRAASLHCCYGWTEDWRWLVCIWTDSRGELLDSLIFPFGGISSRQDTKVLQSLFIQILQQGCQIMSSSPEASNMRPRDVIITRTGGFLELEIQEWQKAIYSFGGNEVKKWPVQLRRSIPEGIPSNSNGPTLQQQDMALIQDRNMPSSPNPLYSPHSKASYMKGGLGQSGNKKQILVEQTGMDSSRGSLHLVRSISLVAVSQDHSLHLTCQADLLTRPASGEGNQGGSGPSSYLEGFTPVKSIGSMPASHSYLLVPSPSMRYLSPATLQLPTCLTSESPPLAHLLHSKGTAIPLAMGYVISKAVPPIRRDSAQVTREDRTSVLSVSIIDHYGGSIGTVQEKMSRGPGGSNMSKQARNFTQETSTRDYEMEMHNVLETVAAELHSLSWLTASPVYTERRTALPFHCDMVLRLRRLLHYADRHLTQPAEKGETA